The Streptomyces kanamyceticus genome window below encodes:
- a CDS encoding amino acid adenylation domain-containing protein yields the protein MTTTRSGLQDILPLTPLQEGMLFHHAYDADADDALDVYTVQVFLELEGHVDVAALRTAADALLLRHPNLRAGFRFQGVKRPVQFIPRTVSAVLREKDLTTVPEADREPGAEAVAVQDRWQRFDLARPPLVRFTLIRLATERYRLIMTCHHILLDGWSMPVLLRELMTLYVSRGDITALPPVRPYRDYLAWLAARDRDGARDAWRGALEGLDRPTLAAPEPGPLTVRPERVGFTLSDESHAALAQYARSQGLTLNTVVQGLWAVVLGRLTGSADVVFGATVSGRPTDLPGVENMVGLFMNTLPVRARLDPAEPVGALLRRLQDQSARLLDHQWAGLAEIQNWVGSKRLFDTAMVFENFPSRVGGGQGGEDAPAADAPRVVKIHSSDAMHYPLGLLVLPRPPMRFSLGYRPDLFERAEVERVADRLRHVIDAVLADPELPVGRIDDGERAASVTGGATPGTGRAGTEQAAALPETTCRDLFEEQTARTPEAPALSDHEALLGYAELDARANRLARDLIGRGVGPESYVAVAMPRVNDLVVAMLAVLKAGAAYVPVDLGYPDERITRMIDDSAPVLALTVAEAAERLDGLGVPVIAVDGAAHRELVARQDPGPVTDADRTAPASPRHPAYVIYTSGSTGRPKGVVVEHRSLAAYAQRCREEYPGVDGVGLLHSSISFDQSVGALYVPLISGGQVRLAELDERAVPGPGPGAARATFMKASPSHLALLAELPDEVSPTGSITFGGEQLRGEVIGPWRERHPGTTIFNVYAPTEATVHCVDYRISPEDETPKGPIPIGRPNANTRLYVLDTALRQVPDGAPGELYIAGTQLARGYLGRPAMTGERFVACPYEAPGARMYRTGDLVRRNADGDIEYVGRVDEQVKVRGFRVELGEIQTALTGHQGVVQTSVIVREDEPGDQRIVAYAVPGPDGWDQAVARRHLAGVLPEYMLPAAYVTLDALPLTPNGKIDRKALPAPDYGAQATGREPRTPREEILCGLFADVLGTGRRIGIDDNFFDLGGHSLLVMRLVGRVRSALGVDLGIRSLFEAPTVAALVERLDASAPDARPAIRQDGDRPERLPLSFAQRRLWFLAQLSGPGHTYNIPIALRLRGRLDRDALAAALTDVVGRHESLRTVFPAADGEPYQRVLDAVPFELRADLVREDALPETLAQASRAVFDLAEQPPLRARLFEIETEGTTGGDDHVLLLLVHHIASDAWSRGPLARDLGAAYAARAEGRAPTWTALPVQYADYALWQRELLGTEGDADSLISRQLAHWREALAGLPEQIELPLDRPRSAASSQRGGQIHLSVDAEQHRQLLALARESGASLFMVLQAGLAALLNRLGAGDDIPIGSPVAGRGDEALDNLVGFFVNTLVLRNDVSGDPAFRELLRRTRETDLAAYGHQDVPFERLVEVLNPVRSATTHPLFQVTLVLQNTARSTLDLPGLTANTVQVSDGSNKFDLGFSLTERYTEDGTPAGLVGAVDFSTDVFDAATVETVARRYTRLLAQAVASPTTTVSGFELWDEGERGRVLTEWNDTAHPAPAASVPELFAEQARRTPDATAVLFEGASLSYAELDARAEELARRLTARGAGPEALVAVLMRRSPDLVVALLAVLKSGAAYVPLDPRYPQRRMEQVLGETTPAVLLTDEAERERAESLLTYVTSARVVAVADAGPGADGGADRAPVRPGQLAYVMFTSGSTGRPKGVAVSHENIVGLALDPCWRGAAQERVLAHSPHSFDASTYELWVPLLSGRTVVVAPPGELGAPELERVIQDNDVSCVFLTTALFNFLVQERVEALRGLKQVWTGGEGVSPDTMRRAVAECPDTVVTHVYGPTETTTFATFHALRADRPIEGTVPIGGPMANTRAYVLDDRLRPVPPGVPGELYLAASGLARGYLGRAALTAERFVAVPFAGPGERMYRTGDLVRWNAEGQIEFIGRSDQQVKIRGFRIEPGEIETVLTRHDTVAHAVVTVHEPQPGDKRLVAHVVAADPGTPVDTAKLRAYAAETLPDYMVPVAITPLDALPLTPNGKVDKKALPAPAYDTVGGRGPRGPVEDVLCGLFREVLNLDKVGIDDNFFDLGGHSLLAPRLAERIRTAFGVRLAVRDVFGAPTVAALADRVSGDGGSHDPLGVLLPLRPHGAAAPLFCVHPGLGLSWSYAGLLRRIPADVPVYGLQARGFAEGDVLPESIERMAADYVDEIRAVHPEGPYRLLGWSLGGNVAYAMASLLRAKGEKVELLALLDAYPSSGAADAAAPAAAPDERDRAELLARNLRADGFDVEAAELLDTGFPAARYKAHLVGRGDPLGELDERELTAVSRVYANNVHLLRAHRPEPTDDGVLLFSATRVSAAAAARADRAGDDRPRGEAAWRPYVGGDIEIVDVDAAHADLLAADSALARIGDTLADRL from the coding sequence GTGACGACCACACGCTCCGGCCTGCAAGACATTCTCCCGCTCACCCCGCTGCAGGAGGGGATGCTCTTCCACCACGCCTACGACGCGGACGCCGACGACGCCCTGGACGTGTACACCGTCCAGGTGTTCCTGGAGCTGGAGGGCCACGTCGACGTGGCGGCGCTGCGCACCGCCGCGGACGCGCTGCTCCTGCGCCACCCGAACCTGCGCGCCGGATTCCGTTTCCAGGGCGTCAAGCGGCCCGTGCAGTTCATCCCGCGCACGGTCTCCGCCGTACTGCGCGAGAAGGACCTGACCACCGTGCCGGAGGCCGACCGGGAGCCGGGGGCCGAGGCCGTGGCGGTCCAGGACCGCTGGCAGCGCTTCGACCTGGCGCGTCCGCCGCTGGTCAGGTTCACCCTGATCCGCCTGGCGACCGAGCGCTACCGCCTGATCATGACGTGCCATCACATCCTGCTCGACGGCTGGTCGATGCCGGTGCTCCTGCGCGAGCTGATGACGCTGTACGTCTCGCGCGGCGACATCACCGCGCTGCCGCCCGTGCGCCCCTACCGCGACTACCTGGCCTGGCTCGCCGCCCGCGACCGCGACGGCGCCCGCGACGCCTGGCGCGGCGCCCTTGAAGGCCTGGACAGGCCCACGCTCGCCGCGCCCGAGCCCGGGCCGCTCACGGTGCGCCCGGAGCGCGTCGGGTTCACGCTCTCGGACGAGTCGCACGCCGCGCTCGCCCAGTACGCCCGCTCCCAGGGCCTGACCCTGAACACGGTCGTGCAGGGCCTGTGGGCCGTCGTCCTCGGCCGTCTGACGGGCAGCGCCGACGTGGTCTTCGGCGCGACCGTCTCCGGGCGGCCGACCGACCTGCCCGGCGTCGAGAACATGGTCGGCCTGTTCATGAACACGCTGCCGGTGCGCGCGAGGCTGGACCCCGCCGAGCCCGTCGGCGCGCTCCTGCGCAGGCTCCAGGACCAGTCGGCGCGGCTCCTGGACCACCAGTGGGCGGGGCTCGCCGAGATCCAGAACTGGGTCGGTTCCAAGCGCCTGTTCGACACCGCGATGGTCTTCGAGAACTTCCCGTCCCGGGTGGGCGGCGGGCAGGGCGGCGAGGACGCCCCCGCCGCCGACGCGCCGCGCGTCGTCAAGATCCACTCCAGTGACGCCATGCACTACCCGCTGGGCCTGCTCGTCCTGCCGCGCCCGCCCATGCGGTTCTCGCTCGGCTACCGGCCCGACCTGTTCGAGCGGGCCGAGGTGGAGCGCGTCGCCGACCGGCTGCGGCACGTCATCGACGCGGTGCTCGCCGACCCCGAGCTGCCGGTCGGCCGCATCGACGACGGCGAGCGGGCGGCCTCGGTCACCGGCGGCGCGACGCCCGGCACCGGCCGCGCCGGTACGGAGCAGGCCGCCGCGCTGCCCGAGACGACCTGCCGCGACCTCTTCGAGGAGCAGACCGCCCGTACGCCCGAAGCGCCCGCGCTCTCCGACCACGAGGCGCTGCTCGGCTACGCCGAACTGGACGCCCGCGCCAACCGGCTGGCCCGCGACCTGATCGGCCGCGGCGTCGGCCCCGAGTCGTACGTCGCCGTCGCCATGCCGCGCGTCAACGACCTCGTCGTCGCGATGCTCGCCGTCCTCAAGGCGGGCGCCGCCTACGTGCCCGTCGACCTCGGCTACCCGGACGAGCGCATCACGCGGATGATCGACGACTCGGCGCCGGTCCTCGCGCTGACCGTCGCGGAGGCGGCGGAGCGGCTCGACGGGCTCGGCGTGCCGGTCATCGCCGTGGACGGCGCGGCGCACCGCGAGCTCGTCGCGCGGCAGGACCCGGGCCCGGTCACCGACGCCGACAGGACCGCTCCCGCATCGCCGCGCCACCCCGCGTACGTCATCTACACCTCGGGCTCCACCGGACGCCCCAAGGGAGTCGTCGTCGAGCACCGCTCGCTCGCCGCCTACGCCCAGCGCTGCCGCGAGGAGTACCCGGGCGTCGACGGCGTCGGCCTGCTGCACTCCTCGATCTCCTTCGACCAGAGCGTCGGCGCCCTGTACGTGCCGCTGATCAGCGGCGGGCAGGTGCGCCTCGCCGAACTGGACGAGCGCGCGGTGCCTGGCCCCGGTCCTGGCGCGGCACGTGCGACGTTCATGAAGGCGAGCCCCTCCCACCTCGCGCTCCTCGCCGAACTGCCCGACGAGGTCTCGCCGACCGGCAGCATCACCTTCGGCGGCGAGCAGCTGCGCGGCGAGGTCATCGGCCCCTGGCGCGAGCGCCACCCCGGCACCACCATCTTCAACGTGTACGCGCCCACCGAGGCCACCGTGCACTGCGTCGACTACCGCATCTCGCCCGAGGACGAGACGCCCAAGGGCCCGATCCCGATCGGCCGCCCGAACGCCAACACCCGTCTGTACGTGCTCGACACGGCCCTTCGGCAGGTGCCCGACGGCGCGCCCGGCGAGCTGTACATCGCGGGCACCCAGCTCGCCCGCGGCTACCTCGGCCGTCCCGCGATGACCGGCGAGCGCTTCGTCGCCTGCCCCTACGAGGCCCCGGGTGCCCGCATGTACCGCACCGGCGACCTGGTGCGCCGCAACGCGGACGGCGACATCGAGTACGTCGGCCGCGTCGACGAGCAGGTCAAGGTCCGCGGCTTCCGCGTCGAACTCGGCGAGATCCAGACCGCGTTGACCGGACACCAGGGCGTCGTCCAGACCTCGGTGATCGTGCGCGAGGACGAGCCGGGGGACCAGCGCATCGTCGCCTATGCGGTGCCGGGGCCGGACGGCTGGGACCAGGCCGTGGCCCGCCGCCACCTCGCGGGCGTCCTGCCCGAGTACATGCTGCCCGCCGCCTACGTCACGCTGGACGCGCTGCCGCTCACGCCCAACGGCAAGATCGACCGCAAGGCGCTGCCCGCCCCCGACTACGGCGCGCAGGCAACCGGCAGGGAGCCGCGCACGCCGCGCGAGGAGATCCTCTGCGGGCTCTTCGCCGACGTGCTCGGCACCGGCCGCCGGATCGGCATCGACGACAACTTCTTCGACCTGGGCGGCCATTCGCTGCTCGTGATGCGTCTGGTGGGCAGGGTCCGTTCGGCGCTCGGTGTGGACCTCGGCATCCGCAGCCTCTTCGAGGCCCCGACGGTCGCCGCCCTCGTCGAGCGTCTCGACGCCAGCGCGCCGGACGCCAGGCCCGCGATCCGGCAGGACGGCGACAGGCCCGAGCGCCTTCCGCTCTCCTTCGCCCAGCGCAGGCTCTGGTTCCTCGCCCAGCTCTCCGGGCCAGGCCACACCTACAACATCCCCATCGCGCTGCGGCTGCGCGGCCGCCTCGACAGGGACGCGCTCGCCGCGGCCCTCACCGACGTCGTAGGCCGCCACGAGAGCCTGCGCACCGTCTTCCCCGCCGCCGACGGCGAGCCCTACCAGCGGGTCCTGGACGCCGTGCCGTTCGAGCTGCGCGCCGACCTGGTGCGCGAGGACGCGCTGCCCGAGACCCTCGCGCAGGCCTCGCGCGCCGTCTTCGACCTGGCCGAGCAACCGCCGCTGCGGGCCCGCCTGTTCGAGATCGAGACCGAGGGGACAACGGGGGGCGACGACCACGTCCTGCTCCTCCTCGTCCACCACATAGCCAGCGACGCCTGGTCGCGCGGCCCGCTCGCCCGTGACCTGGGCGCCGCCTACGCCGCGCGCGCCGAAGGCCGGGCGCCCACCTGGACGGCGCTGCCCGTCCAGTACGCCGACTACGCCCTGTGGCAGCGCGAGCTGCTCGGCACCGAGGGCGACGCGGACAGCCTGATCTCCCGGCAGCTCGCCCACTGGCGCGAGGCGCTCGCGGGGCTGCCCGAACAGATCGAACTGCCCCTGGACCGGCCGCGCTCCGCGGCCTCCTCGCAGCGCGGCGGCCAGATCCACCTGAGCGTCGACGCCGAACAGCACCGCCAACTCCTGGCCCTGGCGCGGGAGTCGGGCGCCAGCCTGTTCATGGTGCTCCAGGCGGGCCTGGCCGCCCTCCTGAACCGGCTCGGCGCGGGCGACGACATCCCCATCGGCTCGCCCGTCGCGGGCCGCGGCGACGAGGCGCTCGACAACCTCGTCGGCTTCTTCGTCAACACCCTGGTGCTGCGCAACGACGTCTCGGGCGACCCGGCCTTCCGCGAACTCCTGCGGCGCACCCGCGAGACGGACCTGGCGGCCTACGGCCACCAGGACGTGCCCTTCGAGCGGCTCGTCGAGGTCCTCAACCCGGTCCGCTCCGCCACCACGCACCCGCTGTTCCAGGTCACCCTGGTACTGCAGAACACCGCGCGGTCCACCCTCGACCTGCCGGGCCTCACCGCGAACACCGTGCAAGTCAGCGACGGCTCCAACAAGTTCGACCTCGGCTTCAGCCTCACCGAGCGCTACACCGAGGACGGCACGCCCGCGGGCCTCGTCGGCGCCGTCGACTTCTCCACCGACGTCTTCGACGCCGCCACCGTCGAGACCGTCGCCCGCCGCTACACCCGCCTGCTCGCCCAGGCCGTCGCCTCTCCCACCACCACGGTGAGCGGCTTCGAGCTGTGGGACGAGGGCGAGCGGGGGCGCGTGCTCACCGAGTGGAACGACACCGCGCACCCGGCACCGGCCGCGAGCGTGCCCGAGCTCTTCGCCGAGCAGGCCCGGCGCACCCCGGACGCCACCGCCGTGCTCTTCGAGGGCGCCTCGCTCTCGTACGCCGAACTCGACGCCCGCGCCGAGGAGTTGGCGCGCCGCCTGACCGCTCGCGGTGCGGGACCCGAGGCCCTGGTGGCCGTCCTGATGCGGCGCTCGCCCGACCTGGTCGTGGCGCTGCTCGCCGTGCTCAAGTCCGGCGCCGCCTATGTGCCGCTCGACCCGCGCTACCCCCAGCGCCGCATGGAGCAGGTCCTCGGCGAGACCACGCCCGCCGTGCTCCTCACCGACGAGGCGGAGCGGGAGCGCGCCGAGAGCCTGCTCACGTACGTGACCTCGGCGCGGGTCGTCGCGGTGGCCGACGCGGGCCCCGGGGCCGACGGCGGCGCGGACCGCGCACCCGTACGCCCTGGCCAGCTCGCGTACGTCATGTTCACCTCCGGCTCCACGGGCCGCCCCAAGGGCGTCGCGGTCAGCCACGAGAACATCGTCGGCCTCGCCCTCGACCCGTGCTGGCGGGGCGCGGCGCAGGAGCGGGTGCTCGCCCACTCGCCGCACTCCTTCGACGCCTCCACGTACGAACTGTGGGTGCCGCTCCTCTCGGGCCGCACCGTCGTCGTCGCGCCGCCCGGTGAACTGGGCGCGCCCGAACTGGAGCGCGTCATCCAGGACAACGACGTGAGCTGCGTCTTCCTGACGACCGCGCTGTTCAACTTCCTCGTCCAGGAGCGGGTCGAGGCGCTGCGCGGCCTCAAGCAGGTGTGGACCGGCGGCGAAGGCGTCTCGCCGGACACCATGCGGCGGGCCGTCGCCGAGTGCCCCGACACCGTCGTCACCCATGTCTACGGACCCACCGAGACGACGACGTTCGCCACCTTCCACGCGCTGCGCGCGGACCGGCCCATCGAAGGCACCGTGCCGATCGGCGGGCCCATGGCCAACACCCGCGCCTACGTCCTCGACGACCGCCTGCGGCCCGTGCCGCCCGGTGTCCCCGGCGAGCTCTACCTCGCGGCGTCGGGCCTGGCCCGCGGCTATCTGGGCCGCGCGGCGCTGACCGCCGAACGCTTCGTCGCCGTGCCGTTCGCGGGCCCCGGCGAGCGCATGTACCGCACCGGCGACCTGGTGCGCTGGAACGCCGAGGGGCAGATCGAGTTCATCGGGCGCAGCGACCAGCAGGTCAAGATCCGCGGCTTCCGCATCGAACCCGGCGAGATCGAGACGGTCCTGACCCGCCACGACACCGTCGCGCACGCCGTGGTCACCGTGCACGAGCCGCAGCCCGGCGACAAGCGCCTGGTCGCCCACGTCGTCGCCGCCGACCCGGGGACGCCGGTCGACACCGCGAAGCTGCGCGCGTACGCCGCCGAGACACTGCCCGACTACATGGTGCCCGTCGCGATCACCCCCCTCGACGCGCTGCCGCTCACCCCGAACGGCAAGGTCGACAAGAAGGCGCTGCCCGCGCCCGCCTACGACACCGTCGGCGGACGCGGCCCGCGCGGGCCCGTCGAGGACGTGCTGTGCGGCCTCTTCCGCGAGGTCCTGAACCTCGACAAGGTCGGCATCGACGACAACTTCTTCGACCTGGGCGGGCATTCACTGCTCGCGCCCCGGCTCGCCGAACGCATCCGTACCGCCTTCGGCGTGCGGCTCGCGGTCCGTGACGTGTTCGGGGCGCCCACCGTCGCGGCCCTCGCCGACCGCGTGTCCGGCGACGGCGGCAGCCACGACCCGCTGGGCGTCCTGCTGCCGCTGCGCCCGCACGGCGCCGCGGCACCGCTGTTCTGCGTCCACCCGGGCCTCGGCCTGAGCTGGAGCTACGCGGGACTGCTGCGCCGCATCCCGGCCGACGTACCGGTGTACGGACTGCAGGCGCGCGGCTTCGCCGAGGGCGACGTACTGCCCGAGTCGATCGAACGGATGGCCGCCGACTACGTCGACGAGATCAGGGCCGTGCACCCCGAGGGCCCCTACCGGCTGCTCGGCTGGTCGCTCGGCGGCAACGTCGCCTACGCCATGGCCTCGCTCCTGCGGGCCAAGGGGGAGAAGGTCGAACTCCTCGCGCTCCTGGACGCCTACCCGAGCTCGGGCGCCGCCGATGCCGCCGCGCCCGCGGCGGCCCCCGACGAGCGCGACCGCGCCGAACTCCTCGCCCGCAACCTGCGCGCCGACGGCTTCGACGTCGAGGCCGCCGAGCTCCTCGACACCGGCTTCCCCGCGGCCCGCTACAAGGCCCACCTGGTGGGCAGGGGCGATCCGCTCGGCGAGCTCGACGAGCGCGAACTGACCGCCGTGTCACGGGTGTACGCCAACAACGTCCACCTGCTGCGCGCCCACCGCCCCGAGCCGACAGACGACGGCGTGCTGCTGTTCTCGGCGACCCGGGTCTCCGCGGCGGCCGCCGCGCGCGCCGACCGGGCGGGCGACGACCGCCCGCGCGGCGAGGCGGCCTGGCGGCCCTACGTCGGCGGCGACATCGAGATCGTCGACGTCGACGCCGCCCACGCCGACCTGCTCGCCGCCGACTCCGCACTCGCCCGCATCGGCGACACGCTCGCCGACCGGCTCTGA
- a CDS encoding alpha/beta fold hydrolase: MPLIKVNGINLNYEESGPSSGPPVLLVMGSGSGGRAWHLHQVPALTAAGYRVITFDNRGIPPTDECGEGFTIDDLVGDTAGLIEALGIGPCKLVGTSLGARVAQELMLARPGLIERAVLLATRGRADALRAALGRAEVELHDSGAQLPAAYEAAVQAMQNLSPRTLNDPEQVRDWLDVFELTRRSGPGHRAQLGLNSEQNRLAAYRDIAVPCLVVAFQDDLLTPPTLCREVAEAIPGASFDVVPDCGHYGYLERPEEVNKRVIEFFGTVN, encoded by the coding sequence ATGCCTCTCATCAAGGTGAACGGCATCAATCTCAACTACGAGGAGTCAGGGCCGAGTTCGGGCCCGCCCGTACTGCTCGTCATGGGCAGCGGATCCGGCGGCAGGGCCTGGCACCTGCACCAGGTGCCCGCGCTCACCGCCGCCGGATACCGGGTCATCACCTTCGACAACCGCGGCATCCCGCCGACCGACGAGTGCGGCGAGGGATTCACCATCGACGACCTCGTCGGTGACACGGCCGGGCTCATCGAGGCGCTCGGCATCGGGCCCTGCAAGCTCGTCGGCACCTCGCTCGGCGCGCGCGTCGCGCAGGAACTGATGCTCGCGCGCCCCGGCCTGATCGAGCGCGCCGTGCTGCTCGCGACGCGTGGCCGCGCCGACGCGCTGCGCGCCGCGCTCGGCCGCGCCGAGGTCGAACTGCACGACTCGGGGGCCCAGTTGCCCGCCGCGTACGAAGCGGCCGTCCAGGCCATGCAGAACCTCTCGCCGCGCACCCTGAACGACCCCGAGCAGGTCCGCGACTGGCTCGACGTCTTCGAGCTGACCCGCCGTTCGGGCCCTGGCCACCGGGCCCAGCTCGGCCTCAACTCCGAGCAGAACCGCCTCGCGGCCTACCGGGACATCGCGGTGCCCTGCCTCGTCGTCGCCTTCCAGGACGACCTGCTCACCCCGCCGACGCTCTGCCGCGAGGTCGCGGAGGCGATACCCGGCGCGAGCTTCGACGTGGTGCCCGACTGCGGCCACTACGGCTATCTGGAACGGCCCGAAGAGGTCAACAAGCGTGTCATCGAGTTCTTCGGGACGGTGAACTGA